From the Halarsenatibacter silvermanii genome, one window contains:
- a CDS encoding squalene/phytoene synthase family protein has protein sequence MEEEDIKFCREMLEEVSRSFALTIPMLDDELQDPVTIIYLQDRLLDSFEDELPDIDMDTRTEMMDSVVELFDPGRSDPAGLIDRIQGWSFRFEDESLGRLVRNCDRLWKAYRSLPADLREISYPWLEEMNRGMQIYLQESVTSFEDLDDYCYYVAGTVGGFLTDIVLYFAGKKSGGRNVLEENYSEAGIFLQKVNIARDIRADITGRDRVFWPLEELCLTEEELLSSRHRSQALSALAKMIKSARSHIPTLLEYLEAIPDDLPGYRKFYSVNNAMGLATLEHLHKNSDVFTSDEPVKVPRWKTYMIKKFPEKFMGRLAREHV, from the coding sequence GTGGAAGAGGAAGACATAAAGTTTTGCCGGGAGATGCTCGAGGAAGTATCGCGAAGTTTTGCTCTTACAATACCGATGCTCGATGATGAGCTGCAGGATCCTGTTACCATAATCTATCTGCAGGATCGACTGCTCGACAGCTTCGAGGATGAGCTGCCGGATATAGACATGGATACCAGAACGGAGATGATGGATTCCGTCGTGGAATTATTCGATCCCGGCCGCAGCGACCCCGCCGGACTTATTGACCGCATTCAGGGATGGTCTTTCCGATTTGAAGATGAATCTCTAGGCCGGCTGGTCAGAAACTGTGATCGCCTCTGGAAAGCCTACCGATCTCTGCCGGCTGATCTGCGAGAAATTTCTTATCCCTGGCTGGAGGAGATGAACCGGGGAATGCAGATATATCTGCAGGAATCGGTAACCAGTTTTGAAGATCTGGATGATTACTGCTATTATGTGGCCGGAACTGTCGGCGGTTTTCTCACCGATATCGTTCTTTATTTCGCCGGAAAAAAAAGCGGAGGAAGAAACGTGCTGGAAGAAAACTATTCCGAAGCCGGTATTTTTCTGCAGAAAGTTAATATCGCCCGGGATATCAGAGCGGATATAACCGGTCGGGATAGGGTCTTTTGGCCTCTGGAAGAGCTCTGCCTGACGGAGGAGGAACTGCTCAGCAGCCGACATCGCTCTCAGGCGCTATCTGCTCTCGCTAAGATGATCAAAAGCGCCCGCAGCCATATTCCTACTCTGCTTGAATATCTGGAGGCTATTCCTGATGATCTGCCGGGTTATAGAAAATTTTATTCGGTCAATAATGCCATGGGATTGGCCACTCTCGAGCACCTCCATAAAAACAGCGATGTTTTTACCTCCGATGAACCGGTAAAGGTTCCGCGCTGGAAAACCTATATGATAAAAAAATTTCCGGAAAAGTTTATGGGCAGGCTTGCCCGGGAGCACGTTTGA
- a CDS encoding HAD family hydrolase — protein MEFKLVVLDLDDTLLRDDQTIEPRAARTIKKFKDEGIEFMIATGRAYCTALPFQRELKIDSPIICHNGAFILDGDGRELYHKPVALPLAREIMNFCHEHGLELCIYNKDSLYFRRRNEQTAGYERTSGIVGEPVHRPLAEVMDSPPTKMLILEEDRRRQEHYIARLRDLYSCRLNITTSKSHFIEVINSSVDKSEALKYLGNHMDFEPEEVVAMGNGFNDLGMIDWAGMGIAVENAPAGIKNSADKITASNEEAGVARALQSLFGSSDEEQEA, from the coding sequence ATGGAATTTAAGCTTGTAGTTCTGGATCTCGATGATACCCTGCTCAGAGATGATCAAACTATAGAACCCCGGGCCGCCCGGACCATCAAGAAATTTAAGGATGAGGGAATAGAGTTTATGATCGCCACCGGCCGGGCATACTGTACTGCTCTGCCTTTCCAGAGAGAACTCAAAATCGATAGTCCGATTATCTGCCACAATGGAGCTTTCATTCTGGATGGAGATGGCCGGGAGCTTTATCATAAACCGGTTGCTTTACCCCTGGCCAGGGAGATTATGAATTTCTGCCATGAGCATGGACTGGAGCTGTGTATCTATAATAAGGATTCGTTATATTTTCGGCGGAGAAATGAACAAACCGCCGGCTATGAACGCACATCAGGAATTGTGGGAGAGCCCGTCCACAGGCCTCTGGCCGAAGTTATGGACTCTCCTCCGACTAAAATGCTTATTCTGGAGGAGGACCGGCGGCGCCAGGAGCATTATATTGCCAGATTGAGAGATCTTTACAGCTGCCGTTTAAATATAACGACCTCCAAGTCTCATTTTATAGAAGTTATCAATAGTTCGGTCGACAAATCTGAAGCTCTCAAATATCTGGGCAATCATATGGATTTCGAACCGGAGGAAGTGGTGGCGATGGGCAACGGTTTTAACGATCTGGGCATGATTGACTGGGCCGGAATGGGCATTGCCGTTGAAAACGCCCCGGCCGGGATTAAAAACTCCGCTGATAAAATTACAGCCAGCAACGAAGAGGCGGGAGTGGCCCGAGCCCTGCAGTCGCTTTTTGGAAGTTCGGATGAGGAACAAGAAGCCTGA
- the glyA gene encoding serine hydroxymethyltransferase: MKNLSEIDPEIKQHIEEEQDRQDNNIELIASENFVSDAVMEAAGSCLTNKYAEGYPDNRYYGGCEVVDKVEDLARERAKELFDAEHANVQPHSGSQANQAVFFSALSPGDTVLAMDLSHGGHLTHGSPVNISGDYYDVVHYGVDKEQEIIDFDQVSRLAEEYDPELIIAGASAYPRIINFKKFREIADEVDAYLMVDMAHIAGLVAAGLHPNPVGEADFVTTTTHKTLRSTRGGMILCSEEHADDIDKAVFPGIQGGPLMHIIAAKAVGFKEALTEEFEEYQEQIIKNARTLGEELQEYGMRLVSGGTDNHLLLVDLTNMGITGKDAETALDKVLITVNKNTIPYEERSPKVTSGIRLGTPAVTTRGMKEDDMKEIARLIYETLKSYKNDGDLQEIREEVLELTSEFK, translated from the coding sequence ATGAAAAATCTTTCTGAAATCGACCCGGAGATAAAACAGCACATTGAAGAAGAACAGGATAGACAGGATAATAACATCGAATTGATAGCCTCTGAGAATTTTGTCAGCGATGCTGTCATGGAAGCGGCGGGATCCTGCCTGACCAACAAGTATGCCGAGGGATATCCCGACAATCGCTATTATGGAGGCTGCGAGGTTGTCGATAAAGTCGAAGATCTGGCCCGTGAGCGCGCTAAAGAATTATTCGATGCAGAACACGCCAATGTCCAGCCTCATTCCGGATCTCAGGCCAATCAGGCTGTGTTCTTTTCCGCTTTATCTCCCGGCGATACCGTGCTGGCAATGGATTTGTCCCACGGCGGTCATTTAACCCACGGCAGCCCTGTCAATATTTCCGGAGATTATTACGATGTTGTCCATTATGGCGTCGATAAAGAACAGGAGATAATCGATTTTGATCAGGTTTCCCGGCTGGCCGAAGAATATGATCCGGAACTGATAATCGCCGGTGCCAGCGCCTATCCCAGGATAATCAACTTCAAGAAATTTCGCGAAATAGCCGACGAAGTGGATGCCTATCTGATGGTCGATATGGCCCATATAGCCGGTCTGGTTGCGGCAGGACTTCATCCCAATCCGGTAGGAGAGGCGGACTTTGTAACCACAACCACCCATAAAACCCTGCGCAGCACCAGGGGAGGTATGATACTCTGCTCCGAAGAACACGCCGATGATATCGATAAGGCTGTCTTTCCCGGAATTCAGGGAGGACCTCTCATGCATATAATTGCTGCCAAGGCAGTGGGCTTTAAAGAAGCTCTCACCGAGGAATTCGAGGAGTATCAGGAGCAGATAATCAAAAACGCCCGCACGCTGGGAGAGGAGCTGCAGGAGTACGGAATGCGGCTTGTTTCCGGCGGCACCGACAATCATCTGCTGCTCGTCGATCTGACCAATATGGGAATCACCGGTAAGGATGCAGAAACCGCCCTGGATAAAGTATTGATCACGGTAAATAAAAATACCATACCTTACGAGGAGAGAAGTCCAAAGGTGACCAGCGGCATACGTCTGGGTACCCCGGCGGTAACCACCCGCGGTATGAAAGAGGATGATATGAAGGAGATAGCCCGTCTGATTTATGAAACCCTTAAAAGTTATAAAAACGATGGCGATCTTCAGGAGATCAGGGAGGAAGTTCTGGAGCTCACATCTGAGTTTAAATAA
- the uvrC gene encoding excinuclease ABC subunit UvrC yields MTTAGMKSQLQSLPERPGVYMFEDRSGEVIYVGKAKSLKSRLRSYFNSSGRRYKSRLIQQEADDFDYLITENEVEAYILEANLIKKYGPKYNIQLKDDKTYPYIKVTVQEDYPRILKSRMVREDGARYYGPYADVGAVYRVMNTVKDLFKLRRCSGELDAAAERNGPCLNYHIDKCRAPCQGKIGRSRYRAQIENICRFLAGYQDDLLGQVEDRMQKAAADRNFERAADFRDGLQALKKLTRQQKVASGSSHNLDVIGLVREEEADMACAQLLFIRNGSLVGQDYVMLRGVVGEDPGEIAASFLPRFYAGSSDIPPQILLSSLPEKVEMLEKSLKKRREGGRVELKMPRRGEKSRLVEMAEENARQNLKKNAIKRRYQEEKSARELQQLQEELKLERKPFHIEGFDVSNLKTSDSVASLVVFKGGNPSKEMYRRFRIKSVSGQDDYAMMQEVIERRYSRLLEEERKLPDLILIDGGRGQLNAAVEVLEKLGLQNLNIVSLAKQDEEIYISAEESPLKLPGNSPGLQLLQRVRNEAHRFAVNYHRKLRSRRLTESMLDQIRGIGPARRKKLLQHFGSLGQIRNATPEDLQEVEGISDELAARVYEYLQEHTRQV; encoded by the coding sequence ATGACGACCGCTGGCATGAAATCACAGCTGCAGAGCCTGCCTGAGAGGCCGGGGGTCTATATGTTCGAGGACCGCTCCGGCGAGGTCATATATGTCGGCAAGGCCAAATCGCTCAAAAGCCGCCTGCGCTCATATTTTAACAGCAGCGGTCGGCGCTACAAATCCAGATTGATCCAGCAAGAAGCTGACGATTTTGATTATCTCATCACCGAAAATGAGGTAGAAGCTTATATTCTCGAGGCCAACCTCATCAAAAAATACGGTCCCAAATACAACATCCAGCTGAAAGATGATAAAACTTATCCCTATATAAAGGTGACGGTCCAGGAGGATTATCCGAGAATATTGAAATCCCGGATGGTCAGGGAAGATGGTGCCCGCTATTACGGTCCCTATGCCGACGTGGGAGCGGTTTACAGAGTTATGAATACCGTCAAGGATCTGTTCAAACTGCGGCGCTGCAGCGGCGAGCTCGACGCTGCTGCGGAGAGGAACGGTCCCTGTCTCAATTACCACATAGATAAGTGCAGAGCTCCCTGTCAGGGAAAAATTGGCCGCTCCCGGTATCGAGCTCAAATTGAAAATATCTGCCGTTTTCTGGCCGGTTATCAGGATGATCTCCTTGGTCAGGTAGAGGATAGGATGCAGAAAGCAGCCGCAGACAGGAATTTCGAGCGGGCTGCTGACTTTCGCGACGGGCTGCAGGCATTAAAGAAGCTGACCCGCCAGCAGAAGGTAGCCTCCGGCAGCAGTCATAACCTGGATGTTATCGGACTGGTCCGGGAGGAAGAGGCCGATATGGCCTGCGCCCAGCTGCTCTTTATCCGCAACGGCAGCCTGGTGGGGCAGGATTATGTTATGCTGAGAGGTGTGGTCGGAGAGGACCCGGGGGAAATTGCCGCCTCCTTTCTGCCCCGATTTTATGCCGGTTCCAGCGATATTCCCCCGCAGATACTGCTCTCAAGCCTTCCCGAGAAAGTTGAGATGCTGGAAAAATCTTTAAAAAAGCGCCGCGAAGGTGGCAGAGTGGAATTGAAGATGCCACGTCGGGGCGAGAAGAGCAGGCTGGTAGAGATGGCCGAAGAAAATGCCCGGCAGAACCTCAAGAAAAATGCCATCAAGAGGCGTTATCAGGAGGAAAAATCTGCCCGGGAGCTGCAGCAGCTTCAGGAGGAATTGAAACTCGAGAGAAAACCCTTTCATATAGAAGGATTTGATGTCTCCAATCTGAAAACCAGCGATTCGGTGGCCTCGCTGGTGGTTTTTAAAGGGGGGAACCCCAGCAAAGAGATGTACAGGCGCTTCAGAATAAAATCAGTTTCCGGTCAGGATGATTATGCCATGATGCAGGAGGTTATCGAGAGAAGATATTCCCGCCTTCTCGAGGAGGAACGCAAACTGCCGGATTTGATTTTGATCGATGGCGGCAGAGGTCAGCTCAATGCAGCGGTCGAAGTCCTGGAGAAACTGGGACTTCAGAATTTAAACATCGTTTCTCTGGCCAAACAGGATGAGGAAATATACATTTCCGCGGAAGAATCACCGCTGAAGCTCCCCGGAAATTCACCCGGCCTGCAGCTTCTGCAGAGGGTACGCAACGAGGCCCATCGCTTTGCCGTCAACTATCACCGCAAACTCCGATCGCGCCGGCTCACCGAGAGCATGCTGGATCAGATCAGAGGTATAGGACCGGCCAGAAGAAAAAAACTTCTCCAGCATTTTGGTTCGCTGGGCCAGATCAGAAATGCCACCCCCGAGGATCTGCAGGAGGTGGAGGGGATAAGCGACGAGCTTGCCGCAAGAGTTTACGAATATCTTCAGGAGCACACCCGTCAGGTTTAA
- a CDS encoding ROK family protein gives MNEILAGVDLGGTKILTVVANEKGSIMGSCRRDTEVERGEERIVENICLSLEAALEDAEVGKDELSAMGVGSPGPLDTRRGIIHETPNLPFVDFPLVDKLEEKLGLPVHLENDANAAALGEKNFGAGRDGGDQIYITVSTGIGGGIIIDDEIFHGADDGAGEIGHMIVKQGGPTCGLGQHRGCLEAMASGTAVAREARRMTLNGRTPELEKLLAENEIDPEDQEIPGHIIAEAARRGDQAVRMIYREMGYYLGIGVASLITLFNPDMIIFGGGVMKARDLFWKEMTNSAADHALPSAREICDLVEAELGDRTGVYGAIAAAKTARA, from the coding sequence ATGAATGAAATTTTAGCCGGAGTGGATCTGGGTGGAACCAAAATTTTAACTGTTGTAGCGAATGAGAAGGGGAGCATTATGGGCAGCTGTCGCCGGGACACTGAAGTGGAAAGAGGAGAAGAGCGGATCGTGGAAAATATCTGTCTCAGCCTGGAAGCTGCGCTGGAAGATGCTGAAGTCGGGAAGGATGAGCTTTCAGCCATGGGAGTGGGCAGCCCCGGGCCGCTCGACACCCGGAGAGGTATAATTCATGAGACCCCCAACCTTCCCTTTGTAGATTTTCCGCTTGTGGATAAGCTCGAAGAAAAGCTCGGCCTGCCCGTGCATCTCGAAAATGATGCTAACGCTGCTGCTCTGGGAGAAAAAAATTTCGGGGCCGGCAGGGACGGCGGCGATCAGATTTATATTACTGTCAGCACGGGTATCGGCGGCGGAATTATCATCGATGATGAGATCTTTCACGGCGCAGATGATGGAGCCGGTGAGATAGGTCACATGATCGTAAAACAGGGAGGGCCCACCTGCGGGCTGGGTCAGCACCGCGGCTGTCTGGAAGCGATGGCTTCCGGAACCGCTGTGGCCAGGGAGGCCAGAAGAATGACTTTAAACGGCAGAACTCCGGAGTTAGAGAAATTACTGGCTGAAAATGAAATAGATCCGGAAGATCAGGAGATACCCGGTCATATCATAGCTGAAGCTGCCCGCAGAGGAGATCAAGCCGTCAGAATGATTTACAGGGAGATGGGTTATTATCTGGGCATTGGAGTGGCCAGCTTGATAACTTTATTCAATCCCGATATGATTATATTTGGAGGCGGGGTTATGAAGGCCCGTGATCTATTCTGGAAGGAGATGACGAACAGCGCAGCCGATCATGCTCTGCCTTCAGCCCGGGAAATCTGTGATCTGGTCGAAGCTGAGCTGGGCGATAGGACCGGAGTTTATGGGGCGATAGCCGCCGCTAAAACAGCCCGGGCGTAA
- the uvrA gene encoding excinuclease ABC subunit UvrA, producing MAKDSIFIKGAAENNLKEIDVEIPRNELVVITGLSGSGKSSLAFDTLYAEGQRRYVESLSSYARQFLGQMDKPRVDYIEGLSPAISIDQKNSSQNPRSTVGTVTEIYDYLRLLYARLGTPHCPQCGQQITSQTVDEIVDQVMENPGGTKLQVLAPVVRGRKGRHEKVFARARRDGFIRARVDGETRLLEEEIELEENKKHEIEIIVDRLIIKDDMRERLSDSIETALDYGEGLVMVDYVESGEIRSYSEEFSCPDCDISLEELSPRMFSFNSPYGACENCEGIGIKKEFDPDLLIDEEKSISEGGIVPWASSRSRYYPQLLEALSEEYGFSLETPIGELPDEIVDILIHGSERELSFPYTNRYGKTREHNTKFKGVIGYLKERADRSDSPGSHRRLEKFMSERPCQECGGQRLKPVVLAVTFGGISIAEFTSLTIFEALEFLEDAENDLSERELHIGEEILKEIRSRLSFMRDVGLGYLTLERSAATLSGGEAQRIRLATQIGSGLVGVMYILDEPSIGLHQRDKDRLLNTLEKIRDLGNTVIVVEHDEEMIRAADRIIDLGPGAGKSGGEVVINGTLEEVKSCDDSLTGSYLRGEKKISVPDYREEGTGNSLVIKGARQHNLKDIDVEIPLGTFTCISGVSGSGKSTLINYILKRQLMKEFHDSTSMPGEHDDIEGLENIDKIVNIDQSPIGRTPRSNTATYTKVFDYIRKLFADTPEARRRGYDKGRFSFNVKGGRCEACGGNGVKEIEMHFLPDVHVPCEVCEGKRYNRETLEVNYRGKNIADVLDMNVAEALDFFENISPVKRRLQTLKDVGLGYIKLGQPATTLSGGEAQRVKISRELGKRSTGDTLYMLDEPTTGLHFNDVEKLLSVLRRLREGGNTVIVIEHNLDVIKSADHIIDLGPEGGYDGGEIVAAGSPEEVAEVRESYTGSYLRKKLPGMRKSEAI from the coding sequence ATGGCCAAAGACAGCATTTTTATAAAGGGAGCTGCCGAAAACAATTTAAAAGAGATAGATGTCGAAATTCCTCGCAACGAACTGGTGGTGATAACCGGATTGAGCGGATCCGGCAAATCCTCTCTGGCCTTCGATACTCTTTACGCTGAAGGTCAACGCCGTTATGTGGAGTCTTTATCCTCCTATGCCCGGCAATTTTTGGGACAGATGGATAAACCCAGGGTTGATTATATTGAAGGTCTATCTCCGGCTATATCGATAGATCAGAAAAACAGCAGCCAGAATCCCCGCTCAACGGTGGGGACGGTTACCGAAATATACGACTACCTGCGTCTGCTTTACGCCCGTCTGGGCACTCCTCACTGTCCTCAGTGCGGACAGCAGATAACCTCTCAGACGGTCGATGAGATTGTGGATCAGGTTATGGAAAATCCCGGGGGGACCAAACTGCAGGTCCTGGCCCCGGTGGTCAGAGGACGCAAGGGCCGTCACGAAAAGGTCTTCGCCCGGGCTCGCAGGGATGGTTTTATCCGCGCCAGAGTTGACGGTGAAACCAGGCTTTTAGAGGAGGAAATAGAACTCGAGGAGAATAAAAAGCACGAGATAGAAATAATCGTGGACAGGCTGATTATCAAGGATGATATGCGGGAGCGTCTTTCAGATTCGATCGAGACCGCCCTCGATTACGGTGAGGGACTGGTCATGGTTGATTATGTTGAGAGCGGAGAAATTCGCTCCTACAGCGAGGAATTTTCCTGTCCTGACTGCGATATAAGCCTGGAGGAGCTCTCCCCCCGCATGTTCTCCTTCAACAGCCCCTACGGTGCCTGCGAGAACTGCGAGGGTATAGGAATAAAGAAGGAATTCGATCCAGATCTGCTCATAGATGAGGAGAAATCCATAAGTGAAGGCGGCATCGTTCCCTGGGCCAGCTCCCGCAGCCGCTATTATCCCCAGCTGCTGGAAGCTTTGAGCGAAGAATATGGATTTTCTCTGGAAACTCCTATAGGCGAACTCCCCGATGAGATAGTCGATATATTGATCCACGGTTCGGAACGTGAGCTCAGCTTTCCCTATACCAACAGATATGGGAAAACCCGGGAGCACAATACGAAGTTTAAAGGAGTTATAGGCTATCTCAAAGAGAGGGCCGACCGCTCCGACTCACCCGGCTCACACAGGCGCCTGGAGAAGTTCATGAGCGAGCGCCCCTGTCAGGAATGCGGCGGACAGAGATTGAAGCCGGTGGTGCTGGCAGTTACCTTCGGCGGGATTTCGATTGCTGAATTCACCTCTCTCACGATCTTCGAAGCGCTGGAATTTCTGGAGGACGCGGAAAATGATCTGAGCGAGCGGGAACTTCACATCGGAGAAGAGATTTTGAAGGAGATCCGCAGCCGCCTGAGCTTTATGCGCGATGTTGGCCTCGGTTACCTGACCCTTGAGCGCAGCGCTGCCACCCTTTCCGGAGGCGAGGCCCAGCGCATCCGCCTGGCCACCCAGATCGGTTCGGGGCTGGTGGGAGTTATGTATATTCTCGATGAACCCAGTATAGGCCTGCATCAGCGCGACAAGGACAGGCTGCTCAACACCCTGGAGAAGATAAGAGATCTGGGCAATACAGTAATAGTGGTCGAGCACGATGAGGAGATGATCAGAGCGGCCGATAGAATTATAGATCTGGGCCCCGGCGCCGGCAAATCGGGAGGAGAGGTTGTGATTAACGGAACTCTCGAGGAGGTTAAAAGCTGTGATGATTCGCTGACCGGCAGTTATCTCCGGGGCGAAAAAAAGATCTCAGTGCCCGATTATCGGGAGGAGGGGACAGGTAATTCCCTGGTCATCAAAGGAGCCAGACAGCACAACCTCAAGGATATAGACGTTGAAATACCGCTGGGAACCTTCACCTGTATAAGCGGCGTCTCCGGTTCCGGCAAGAGCACCCTCATAAACTACATTTTGAAGAGACAGCTAATGAAGGAATTCCATGATTCGACCAGCATGCCCGGTGAGCATGATGATATCGAAGGTCTGGAGAATATCGACAAAATAGTCAATATAGATCAATCACCTATCGGACGGACGCCCCGCTCCAACACCGCAACTTACACAAAGGTATTTGATTACATCAGGAAGCTTTTTGCCGACACGCCCGAGGCGCGCCGCCGCGGTTATGATAAGGGGCGTTTTAGCTTCAACGTCAAAGGCGGACGCTGTGAGGCCTGCGGAGGTAATGGGGTAAAGGAGATCGAAATGCACTTTTTGCCTGATGTACATGTTCCCTGTGAGGTATGCGAGGGAAAAAGGTATAACCGCGAGACACTGGAGGTTAACTATCGGGGCAAGAATATCGCTGATGTGCTCGATATGAACGTGGCCGAGGCGCTGGATTTTTTTGAGAACATCTCGCCGGTAAAGCGAAGGCTGCAGACTCTTAAGGATGTGGGACTGGGCTATATTAAACTCGGCCAGCCGGCCACGACTCTTTCGGGAGGAGAGGCCCAGAGAGTTAAAATTTCCCGCGAACTGGGCAAGCGCAGCACCGGTGACACTCTTTATATGCTCGACGAGCCGACCACCGGCCTGCACTTTAACGATGTGGAGAAGCTGCTATCGGTCCTGCGCAGGCTGCGTGAAGGCGGCAATACCGTTATAGTTATCGAGCACAATCTCGATGTCATAAAGTCGGCCGATCATATCATCGATTTAGGTCCCGAGGGAGGTTATGACGGGGGCGAGATCGTGGCTGCCGGCTCCCCGGAGGAAGTGGCTGAAGTCAGAGAATCATATACTGGCAGTTATCTGAGAAAAAAGCTGCCGGGAATGAGAAAATCAGAAGCTATATAG
- the rapZ gene encoding RNase adapter RapZ has protein sequence MKLIIITGMSGAGKSLALDFFEDKGYYCVDNLPPALIEPFADLCLQSNYNRLAVVSDIRGREFFDVLSSSLNSLDERELYYEIFFLNASNETLVSRFKETRRKHPLDEEGRLLEAIKKERSLLEELKGRASKVLDTSRFSVQEFNQELNRLYSSARDDSLDLSISLTSFGFKHGAPMDADLVFDVRFLPNPYYVDSLREKTGREREVQKYIFKWPKAEKFYDRLFSFLKFLLPEYRREGKSHLMIAIGCTGGHHRSVASVLRLENYLTSQGYRVSVQHRDIDK, from the coding sequence ATGAAGCTGATAATTATTACAGGCATGTCAGGTGCCGGTAAGTCGCTGGCTCTGGACTTTTTTGAAGATAAAGGTTATTATTGTGTCGACAATTTGCCGCCGGCCCTGATAGAACCTTTTGCCGATCTGTGTCTGCAGTCGAATTACAATCGGCTGGCTGTGGTTAGTGATATCAGGGGCAGGGAGTTTTTCGATGTGCTCTCATCCTCGCTCAACTCGCTGGATGAGAGAGAGCTTTATTACGAGATATTTTTCCTGAATGCTTCCAATGAGACTCTGGTCAGCCGTTTTAAGGAGACGCGCCGGAAACACCCCCTGGACGAAGAGGGCAGGCTGCTGGAAGCCATAAAAAAGGAAAGATCACTGCTGGAAGAGCTCAAAGGGCGGGCCAGCAAAGTTCTTGACACTTCCAGATTTTCTGTGCAGGAGTTTAATCAGGAGCTCAACCGGCTTTATTCATCCGCCCGGGATGATTCTTTAGACCTATCTATTTCCCTGACCTCCTTCGGCTTCAAGCACGGTGCGCCGATGGATGCTGATCTGGTCTTCGACGTGAGATTTTTGCCCAATCCCTATTATGTTGACTCTCTGCGCGAAAAAACCGGCAGGGAAAGGGAAGTTCAGAAGTACATCTTTAAATGGCCCAAGGCGGAGAAGTTTTACGACAGACTTTTCAGTTTTCTCAAATTTCTTCTGCCCGAATACAGGCGGGAGGGTAAGAGTCATTTGATGATAGCTATCGGCTGTACAGGCGGTCATCATCGCTCTGTCGCTTCTGTCCTCAGGCTGGAAAATTATTTGACGAGTCAGGGGTACAGGGTCAGCGTTCAGCATCGGGATATCGATAAATAA